The following are from one region of the Rosistilla carotiformis genome:
- a CDS encoding DEAD/DEAH box helicase: protein MAEAARDEKAAAKAPKTPAETMFSDLDLSAEVQQAVLKSGYDKPTPVQAQIIPFMLQRRDLLAQSQTGTGKTAAFALPILSQIDLRAPTPQVLVLAPTRELAIQVAKSFSTYGACIPGFGVCAIYGGQDYEAQFRQLRRGVQVVVGTPGRVIDHINRGTLKLDGIRCLVLDEADEMLNMGFLEDVEFVLKHAPDERQIALFSATMPTPIRLIADRYLTDPATITIKKKTMTADSIRQRAVFVAQRDKVDALTRLLEVEETDGVIVFTKTRDATITVAEELSQHGLAASPINGDMPQKVRERTIEQLKSGKLDILVATDVAARGLDVQRISHVFNFDLPHDSESYVHRIGRTGRAGRSGEAIIFLSGNQRSKLRVIERATKQPIEIMDLPNSNDINAVRVKRFKDQITAMTADQDLTMFKDLLTEYAEEVNKPMDLIAAALAQLAQQGRPFLVKDRPRKESAGRGEERGRGRRDRFDEDSFDRTERPRRSGKPGRQLGEPESGMTRYRIQVGWQDGVKPGNIVGAVANEAGIAGDCIGPIQINDRYSTIDLPEGMPSDIYHTLSNTWVSGKQLRLRLESEGGFDAGHAPRKDFGKGKRNGQGFGGGGKPGFPKSQPGKPFAGGKSKKRKAKA from the coding sequence TTGGCCGAAGCCGCACGCGACGAAAAGGCGGCAGCTAAGGCGCCCAAGACGCCAGCAGAGACGATGTTTTCGGATCTCGATCTGAGTGCCGAAGTTCAGCAGGCGGTATTGAAGTCGGGCTATGACAAGCCGACGCCGGTTCAGGCTCAGATCATTCCATTCATGTTGCAACGACGCGATCTGTTGGCACAATCGCAAACCGGAACGGGGAAGACCGCCGCGTTTGCCTTGCCGATCCTTTCGCAGATCGATCTTCGCGCTCCCACGCCTCAGGTGTTGGTGCTGGCACCAACGCGTGAATTGGCGATTCAGGTTGCCAAATCGTTCTCGACGTACGGAGCCTGCATTCCTGGTTTCGGCGTTTGTGCGATCTACGGCGGTCAGGACTACGAAGCTCAATTCCGCCAGTTGCGACGCGGTGTTCAAGTGGTCGTTGGCACGCCGGGACGCGTGATCGATCACATTAACCGAGGCACGTTGAAGCTGGATGGCATTCGTTGTTTGGTGTTGGACGAAGCGGATGAGATGCTGAACATGGGCTTCTTGGAGGACGTTGAATTTGTCCTCAAGCATGCTCCCGACGAGCGGCAGATCGCATTGTTTTCGGCAACCATGCCGACTCCGATTCGCTTGATCGCGGACCGTTATCTGACCGATCCGGCGACCATCACGATCAAGAAGAAAACGATGACCGCCGATTCGATTCGGCAGCGTGCCGTCTTCGTGGCACAGCGTGACAAGGTCGACGCGTTGACTCGGCTTTTGGAAGTCGAAGAGACCGATGGCGTGATCGTGTTCACCAAGACACGTGACGCGACGATCACGGTCGCTGAGGAATTGTCGCAGCACGGTCTGGCGGCTTCGCCGATCAACGGCGACATGCCTCAGAAGGTCCGTGAACGAACGATCGAACAATTGAAATCCGGAAAGCTAGATATCTTGGTTGCGACTGATGTTGCGGCCCGTGGTTTGGATGTGCAACGCATCAGTCACGTCTTCAATTTCGATCTGCCTCACGACAGCGAATCGTATGTGCATCGGATTGGCCGAACCGGTCGTGCCGGACGCAGCGGCGAAGCGATCATCTTTTTGTCGGGCAATCAACGCAGCAAGTTGCGGGTGATTGAACGGGCGACAAAGCAGCCGATCGAAATCATGGACCTGCCCAATTCGAACGATATCAACGCTGTCCGTGTTAAGCGATTTAAGGACCAGATCACCGCGATGACGGCGGATCAGGACCTGACGATGTTCAAGGACCTGTTGACCGAATACGCCGAAGAAGTGAACAAGCCGATGGACTTGATTGCTGCCGCATTGGCGCAACTGGCCCAACAGGGGCGTCCGTTCCTGGTCAAAGACCGACCTCGTAAGGAATCCGCTGGCCGTGGCGAGGAGCGGGGACGTGGACGTCGCGATCGTTTTGATGAAGATTCGTTTGATCGCACCGAACGCCCACGTCGCAGCGGGAAGCCCGGGCGTCAGTTGGGTGAACCCGAATCCGGCATGACCCGTTATCGCATTCAAGTGGGATGGCAAGACGGAGTGAAGCCAGGCAATATCGTGGGTGCGGTTGCGAACGAAGCGGGCATCGCCGGCGATTGCATCGGGCCGATTCAAATCAATGATCGCTACAGCACGATCGATTTGCCCGAAGGCATGCCCAGTGACATCTACCACACCTTGTCGAACACTTGGGTGTCGGGGAAACAGCTGCGTTTGCGTTTGGAAAGCGAAGGCGGTTTTGATGCCGGTCATGCACCGCGGAAAGACTTCGGCAAGGGCAAACGCAATGGCCAAGGATTTGGCGGCGGCGGAAAGCCAGGTTTTCCTAAGTCGCAACCGGGCAAGCCGTTTGCCGGTGGCAAGAGCAAGAAACGCAAAGCGAAAGCGTAA
- a CDS encoding sigma-54-dependent transcriptional regulator: protein MNESAAPTNDEFSELIGNLSVLVVDNDRAHARAMTESLEKVGYRCQVAVSGPEGSKLIESDHFDIVITDMVMNDIDGMEILRLTRQRLPDCEVVMVTGHATVPTAVEAMQHGAFNFLEKPITPSRLRAITAKAVEAISLRRKNTELHQRLDEKFGFEGIIFASAEMQAVIDRLKRIAPTDATVLITGENGTGKELVAQAIHQNSPRKAKRIVALNTGAIAENLVESELFGHVKGSFTDAIGDRVGAFEYANGGSLFLDEVGDMPMSTQIKLLRVLEEHRITRVGDNKPIKVNVRLISATNRPLDEMVTAGTFRSDLYFRLKVVTVRIPPLRERRDDIIPLMDHFRKQFLKRHGKPAASFSPAVTKRFFAYDWPGNVRELRNFVDTMVVLDTDEVLDIDDLPPELADVDESTVASQLTGDMNLLGKPLADIERWAIEETLKLTGGNREEAARILEIGARTLYRRLDQYRGKEESAEENDSSD, encoded by the coding sequence ATGAATGAGTCTGCTGCCCCAACGAACGATGAATTTTCGGAACTGATCGGCAATCTGTCGGTTTTGGTCGTCGACAACGATCGCGCCCATGCGCGCGCGATGACCGAGAGCTTGGAAAAAGTGGGCTACCGATGCCAGGTCGCTGTCAGCGGTCCCGAAGGTTCCAAACTGATTGAATCGGATCATTTTGATATCGTGATCACCGACATGGTGATGAACGACATCGATGGGATGGAAATCCTGCGTTTGACGCGGCAACGGTTGCCCGATTGCGAAGTGGTGATGGTGACGGGGCACGCGACGGTTCCGACGGCTGTGGAAGCGATGCAGCACGGCGCATTCAACTTTCTTGAAAAACCGATCACGCCCAGCCGATTGCGGGCGATCACGGCCAAGGCGGTCGAAGCGATCAGCTTGCGTCGCAAGAACACCGAGCTGCACCAACGGCTGGATGAGAAGTTCGGTTTCGAGGGGATTATCTTTGCCAGTGCGGAGATGCAGGCGGTGATCGATCGCCTGAAGCGAATCGCCCCCACCGATGCGACGGTGCTGATCACCGGTGAAAACGGGACCGGCAAGGAATTGGTCGCCCAGGCGATTCACCAAAACAGCCCGCGCAAGGCCAAACGGATTGTGGCGCTTAATACCGGCGCGATCGCGGAGAATTTGGTCGAAAGCGAACTGTTTGGGCACGTGAAAGGTTCCTTCACCGACGCGATCGGCGATCGAGTTGGCGCGTTCGAATACGCCAACGGAGGCTCGCTGTTCCTGGACGAAGTCGGTGATATGCCGATGAGCACTCAGATCAAGTTGCTGCGGGTTTTGGAAGAGCATCGGATTACGCGGGTTGGCGACAATAAACCGATCAAGGTGAATGTCCGTTTGATTAGTGCGACGAACCGTCCGTTGGATGAAATGGTCACGGCCGGAACGTTCCGCAGCGATCTCTATTTCCGTTTGAAGGTCGTCACCGTGCGGATCCCGCCGCTGCGTGAGCGTCGCGACGATATCATTCCGCTGATGGACCATTTCCGCAAGCAATTCCTTAAACGGCACGGCAAGCCGGCGGCCAGTTTCTCTCCAGCGGTGACGAAGCGGTTCTTCGCCTACGATTGGCCTGGGAATGTCCGCGAACTGCGGAATTTTGTCGATACGATGGTGGTTTTGGACACGGACGAAGTCCTCGATATCGACGATTTGCCCCCCGAGTTGGCGGATGTTGATGAATCGACCGTCGCCAGCCAGTTGACCGGCGACATGAATCTGTTGGGCAAGCCGCTGGCGGATATTGAGCGTTGGGCGATCGAGGAGACACTGAAACTGACCGGGGGTAACCGCGAGGAGGCCGCTCGGATTCTAGAGATTGGTGCCCGCACACTGTATCGACGTTTGGACCAATACCGGGGGAAAGAGGAATCGGCTGAGGAAAACGATTCGTCCGACTGA
- a CDS encoding HAD-IIB family hydrolase codes for MTARPTVLATDLDGTLIPLEGNPANRRDLLRLHNHFESADATLVFVTGRHLESARQAITDFQLPCPDWIVCDVGSTICRSSGDGRFESVAPYEACLDKLADGVSLADVHAALKSIDGLRLQESEKQGRFKLSYYADQAVLPTVTQQVGARISELPYSMISSVDPFNGDGLIDLLPRGTSKAFALQWWTEHVGREATDLIFAGDSGNDLAALTAGYRAIVVGNASDAVVQAARAAHRDAGWTDRLHVAREVATSGVLEGCRFHGLIDAE; via the coding sequence ATGACCGCTCGACCTACCGTATTGGCAACCGATCTGGATGGCACGTTGATCCCGCTGGAAGGCAACCCGGCGAACCGTCGTGATCTGCTGCGGTTGCATAATCACTTTGAATCGGCCGATGCGACCTTGGTCTTTGTCACCGGACGCCATCTCGAATCGGCGCGGCAAGCGATCACCGATTTTCAATTGCCTTGCCCCGATTGGATCGTATGCGACGTTGGCAGCACCATTTGTCGGTCGTCAGGCGATGGGCGGTTTGAATCGGTGGCGCCGTATGAGGCCTGTCTAGACAAGCTGGCGGATGGTGTTTCTTTGGCCGATGTGCACGCCGCACTGAAATCGATCGATGGACTGCGGTTGCAAGAGTCTGAGAAGCAGGGGCGATTTAAGCTCAGCTACTACGCCGATCAGGCGGTGCTCCCGACGGTGACACAGCAGGTGGGCGCGCGGATTTCCGAGCTGCCGTATTCCATGATCTCCAGTGTCGATCCGTTTAATGGGGACGGGTTGATCGATTTGTTGCCTCGTGGCACGTCGAAGGCCTTTGCGCTGCAGTGGTGGACCGAACATGTGGGGCGTGAGGCGACCGATTTGATTTTTGCGGGGGATTCGGGAAACGATTTGGCGGCGCTGACGGCGGGTTATCGAGCGATTGTCGTCGGCAACGCCAGCGATGCGGTCGTGCAGGCGGCGCGGGCGGCACATCGCGATGCAGGATGGACCGATCGGCTGCACGTGGCTCGCGAGGTTGCTACCAGTGGCGTGCTGGAAGGCTGCCGGTTTCACGGGTTGATCGACGCGGAATAG
- a CDS encoding alpha-amylase family glycosyl hydrolase: MIVSNPNGASPRGGESVASTYQFEADLSLKRLRGVLDATWQRLEVEPDVVHDFEVRLTQHWRPLFRLLMQLYGTRYDFFFHLQQILVTAAEAWAVRSPVLRAQDHHRINEPDWFSSQKVVGGALYVDLFSENLGKLRQSIGYFKSLGLTYLHLMPLFAVRPGDNDGGYAISNYRSVDPRLGTVEDLRLLADELRAAGIVLVLDFVFNHTSEDHQWALQAQAGDEEFQRYYHIYPDRVIPDQYERTLREIFPTVRRGNFTWHDGMQQWVWTTFNNFQWDLNYSNPAVFRAMLEELFFIANTGVDMLRLDAVAFIWKQMGTGCENLPEAHMLIQAFNRLCSIATPGLLFKSEAIVHPDDVVKYIGERECQVSYNPTLMALLWESLATRSVRLLSQSLSHRHKLPPRTAWVNYLRCHDDIGWTFDDADAAAVGINGFDHRNFLNRFYTGQFEGSFARGVPFQENLQTGDMRISGTMASLAGLEQAIEEDSEELKELAIRRVLLLQGITLSIGGIPLLYLGEEWGMLNDYDFVKDPAKAGDTRWIHRPKMQWQYLDELDDHIASGNGSIRSRIFLSLQRLIALRRSLPALAGQQMQLVDLGNPHVLCFVRMNEAHRLIVIANFSEYPQVIAGNLLRTAGLGRFFEDVISGDTVSTSASHELESYQIMWMQRV; this comes from the coding sequence ATGATCGTATCGAATCCTAACGGAGCCAGTCCACGCGGTGGAGAGTCTGTCGCATCGACGTACCAATTCGAAGCGGATTTGTCGCTGAAGCGTTTGCGTGGTGTGTTGGATGCTACGTGGCAACGGTTGGAGGTCGAGCCGGATGTCGTGCATGATTTCGAAGTCCGACTGACGCAGCATTGGCGTCCGTTGTTTCGGTTGTTAATGCAGCTGTACGGTACGCGCTACGATTTCTTCTTCCACCTGCAACAGATCCTTGTAACCGCCGCCGAAGCGTGGGCGGTGCGGTCGCCCGTGCTGCGCGCTCAAGATCATCATCGGATCAATGAACCCGATTGGTTCTCGTCGCAGAAGGTGGTTGGAGGGGCGCTTTATGTCGATCTGTTCAGTGAAAATCTTGGCAAGTTGCGACAATCGATCGGCTACTTTAAATCGCTCGGATTGACGTACCTGCATCTGATGCCGTTGTTCGCCGTGCGGCCAGGGGATAACGATGGCGGTTACGCGATCAGTAATTATCGCAGCGTCGATCCGCGGTTGGGGACGGTTGAAGATCTGCGTTTGTTGGCGGATGAACTGCGGGCTGCCGGGATCGTGTTGGTGCTCGATTTTGTCTTCAACCACACGTCTGAAGATCACCAATGGGCGCTGCAGGCGCAGGCCGGTGACGAGGAATTTCAACGCTACTACCACATCTATCCCGACCGCGTGATTCCCGATCAGTATGAGCGGACGTTGCGGGAGATTTTCCCAACCGTTCGCCGCGGAAACTTCACGTGGCATGATGGGATGCAGCAATGGGTTTGGACAACGTTCAACAACTTCCAATGGGATCTGAACTACAGCAATCCCGCCGTTTTTCGGGCGATGTTGGAAGAGTTGTTCTTCATTGCCAATACCGGCGTCGACATGCTGCGGTTGGATGCGGTGGCGTTCATCTGGAAACAGATGGGGACCGGGTGCGAGAACCTGCCCGAAGCGCACATGTTGATCCAGGCGTTCAATCGGTTGTGCAGTATTGCCACGCCGGGCCTCTTGTTTAAGTCCGAAGCGATCGTCCATCCCGACGACGTGGTCAAATACATCGGGGAACGGGAGTGTCAGGTCTCGTATAACCCGACCTTGATGGCGCTGTTGTGGGAATCGCTGGCCACCCGTAGCGTTCGCTTGTTGTCGCAATCGCTGAGTCATCGGCATAAATTGCCGCCACGGACCGCGTGGGTCAATTACCTGCGATGCCACGACGACATCGGATGGACTTTTGACGATGCGGACGCCGCCGCCGTGGGGATCAACGGATTCGATCATCGGAATTTTTTGAATCGCTTTTACACGGGGCAATTTGAAGGTTCGTTTGCCCGCGGTGTTCCGTTTCAGGAAAACCTGCAAACCGGCGACATGCGGATCTCCGGGACGATGGCGTCGTTGGCGGGGTTGGAGCAGGCGATCGAAGAGGATTCCGAGGAGTTGAAAGAGCTGGCGATCCGGCGGGTGCTATTGCTGCAGGGGATCACCTTAAGCATCGGCGGGATCCCGTTGCTGTACCTTGGTGAAGAGTGGGGGATGTTGAACGATTATGATTTCGTCAAGGATCCCGCCAAGGCGGGGGATACCCGTTGGATCCATCGCCCCAAGATGCAGTGGCAATATCTGGACGAATTGGACGATCACATCGCGTCGGGAAACGGGTCGATTCGGTCGCGGATCTTTCTGTCGTTGCAGCGTTTGATCGCGCTGCGGCGATCGCTGCCCGCGCTGGCGGGTCAACAAATGCAGCTTGTCGATTTGGGGAACCCACACGTGCTCTGTTTTGTGCGGATGAACGAAGCGCACCGGCTGATCGTGATCGCCAACTTCAGTGAATACCCGCAAGTCATCGCCGGCAACCTACTGCGGACCGCGGGCTTGGGGCGATTTTTCGAGGACGTGATTTCGGGCGACACGGTTTCGACCAGCGCGTCGCATGAACTGGAGTCGTATCAAATCATGTGGATGCAGCGGGTCTAG
- a CDS encoding HAD-IIB family hydrolase, whose amino-acid sequence MTAIIHPGHEIQLSTTHQDDMSLLSKENHLKITLISLHGLIRVKDPELGCDADTGGQVKYVLEMARELAAQPYVREVELLTRQVLDAKVDPCYGQLEEQIAENAKLIRIPFGPKRYLKKEGLWPYLELFVDQTLVHFRRHGLPDIIHGHYADAGMAGAQLARLLHVPYVFTGHSLGRVKRERLSLGKTSEETLERRYKFGLRTEAEEMALETASMVVTSTSQEVEQQYAMYHHYVPERMEVIPPGVDLDQFSPPTEDWQPPKIADQLGRFLRDPDKPMILTMARPDERKNLEKLVEVYGRSEELQQTANLVMLMGTRDDLNELPRGQRQVIDNVLHLIDYYDLYGKVAYPKSHGPGDVPDLYRLATVGKGVFINPALTEPFGLTLLEAGATGLPIVATNDGGPRDIIANCENGLLVDPMDGDAIEKALLRVLTEPEQWHTWSQAGIDGTRKHYSWSNHARRYLRDLNDILEHSAKPALVDRPRARRIPEFDRLLITDLDNSLTGDDESLHELVDLIQQHENIGFGIATGRHLDSAMALIEELGLPRPDLIDTDVGTQLHYGPKLTPDRTWQKQIGYAWQPEEIQKVLDGQPGFYRQTADHQSEYKISYEIDPETSPSVTEIKKTLREAGLRAKVVLSLGMYLDVIPVRGGSDLSMRHLLWKWGFSPENVLVAGDSGNDAGMLLGRTLGVVVGNHGPELERLRNRPRIYFAKGEHARGILEGIEYYNFLENIVIPNDRIES is encoded by the coding sequence ATGACTGCAATCATTCACCCCGGACACGAAATTCAACTTTCAACCACGCATCAGGACGACATGAGTCTGCTCTCCAAAGAGAATCACCTTAAAATTACGCTCATTAGCCTGCATGGCTTGATCCGCGTCAAAGATCCCGAATTGGGATGTGATGCCGACACCGGCGGGCAAGTCAAATACGTTTTGGAAATGGCGCGGGAATTGGCCGCGCAACCCTATGTTCGCGAAGTGGAACTGCTGACGCGTCAGGTTCTGGACGCCAAAGTCGACCCCTGCTACGGCCAATTGGAAGAGCAGATCGCTGAGAATGCAAAACTGATTCGAATCCCTTTCGGCCCCAAACGTTATCTGAAAAAAGAGGGGCTGTGGCCGTATCTGGAGTTGTTTGTCGATCAGACGTTGGTCCATTTCCGACGCCACGGATTGCCCGATATCATCCACGGTCATTATGCCGACGCGGGCATGGCGGGGGCGCAGTTGGCGCGTTTGCTGCACGTGCCCTATGTCTTTACGGGACATTCTTTGGGACGCGTGAAACGGGAGCGATTGTCGCTGGGAAAAACCAGCGAGGAGACGCTCGAACGCCGCTACAAATTTGGGCTTCGCACCGAAGCCGAAGAGATGGCGTTGGAGACCGCATCGATGGTTGTCACCAGCACCAGCCAGGAGGTTGAGCAGCAGTATGCGATGTATCACCATTACGTCCCCGAACGGATGGAGGTGATTCCGCCGGGGGTCGACTTGGATCAATTTTCGCCGCCGACCGAGGATTGGCAACCGCCGAAGATCGCCGACCAATTGGGCCGCTTTTTACGTGATCCCGACAAGCCGATGATCTTGACGATGGCGCGACCGGATGAACGCAAGAACCTTGAAAAATTGGTCGAGGTGTACGGCCGCAGCGAAGAATTGCAGCAGACCGCAAATCTTGTGATGCTGATGGGAACGCGCGACGATCTCAACGAATTGCCCCGTGGGCAACGTCAGGTGATCGACAATGTGCTGCATCTTATCGATTACTACGATCTGTACGGTAAAGTGGCCTATCCCAAATCGCATGGTCCGGGGGATGTTCCCGACCTGTACCGCCTGGCCACGGTGGGCAAAGGGGTGTTCATCAACCCGGCGTTGACCGAGCCGTTCGGATTGACGCTGCTGGAAGCGGGCGCGACTGGTTTGCCGATCGTGGCGACCAACGATGGCGGCCCGCGCGACATCATCGCGAATTGCGAGAATGGTCTGTTGGTCGATCCGATGGATGGAGACGCGATCGAGAAGGCGTTGTTGCGCGTGTTAACCGAACCCGAACAATGGCACACTTGGTCTCAGGCGGGAATCGATGGGACGCGGAAGCATTATTCGTGGAGCAATCACGCCCGGCGCTACTTGCGAGATCTGAACGATATCTTGGAGCATTCGGCGAAACCCGCGCTGGTGGATCGTCCGCGTGCCCGTCGGATTCCCGAGTTCGATCGGCTGTTGATCACCGACCTCGACAATTCGTTGACCGGCGACGACGAATCGCTGCACGAATTGGTCGATCTGATTCAGCAGCATGAGAATATTGGATTTGGTATCGCCACCGGTCGCCATTTGGACAGCGCGATGGCGCTGATCGAAGAACTGGGGCTGCCGCGTCCGGATTTGATCGATACCGATGTCGGCACGCAATTGCACTATGGGCCCAAACTGACTCCCGATCGAACGTGGCAAAAACAGATCGGTTACGCTTGGCAACCCGAAGAAATCCAGAAGGTGTTGGACGGTCAACCTGGGTTCTATCGGCAGACGGCCGATCACCAATCGGAATACAAAATCAGTTATGAGATCGATCCTGAGACCTCGCCTTCGGTGACGGAGATCAAAAAGACTCTTCGCGAAGCGGGGCTACGTGCTAAAGTTGTGCTGTCATTGGGAATGTATTTGGACGTCATTCCCGTCCGCGGCGGCAGCGACCTTTCGATGCGACATTTGTTGTGGAAGTGGGGGTTTTCTCCCGAAAATGTGTTGGTTGCCGGCGATTCGGGTAACGACGCGGGGATGCTGTTGGGGCGAACGCTGGGGGTTGTCGTGGGGAACCACGGTCCCGAACTGGAGCGTTTGCGGAACCGTCCGCGAATTTATTTCGCCAAGGGAGAGCACGCCCGTGGAATCCTTGAAGGCATCGAGTACTACAACTTCCTAGAGAACATCGTCATTCCGAATGATCGTATCGAATCCTAA
- the egtD gene encoding L-histidine N(alpha)-methyltransferase, with protein MQPRKRNPVLFSAESTALADDSEFRFQQDVLAGLAKTPKHLPCKYFYDERGSKLFDEICELDSYYPTRTETQIMIDNADAIGRRIGAGAVLVEYGSGSSTKTRKLLDHLPDPTAYIPVDISEGHLLMTADRLRLDYPDLDIHPIVADFTQGFDLPEVYRDAPLTVYFPGSTIGNLESSDAVDLLGRIAGQCNAQGGLLIGVDLDKDEQVLLDAYDDNQGVTAEFNRNLLHRINRELNANFAVERFKHVAIYNRGESRMELYLESCVEQVVVVGDSQFAFRQGERILTEYSHKYNVTRFAELALQAGLGVDEVWTDANGYFAVMHFSAL; from the coding sequence ATGCAACCTCGCAAACGCAATCCCGTGCTCTTTTCGGCTGAATCGACGGCGCTTGCCGACGATTCGGAATTCCGGTTTCAACAAGATGTCCTAGCCGGGTTGGCGAAAACGCCAAAACATTTGCCGTGCAAATACTTCTACGATGAACGTGGGTCGAAACTGTTCGACGAGATCTGCGAACTGGACAGCTATTATCCGACGCGGACCGAAACGCAAATCATGATCGACAACGCCGACGCGATCGGGCGACGGATCGGTGCCGGGGCGGTGTTGGTGGAGTATGGCAGCGGCAGCAGCACCAAGACGCGGAAATTGTTGGATCATTTGCCCGATCCCACCGCTTATATTCCCGTCGACATCTCGGAAGGTCATCTGCTGATGACGGCGGACCGGCTGCGTTTAGACTACCCCGATCTCGACATCCACCCGATCGTTGCGGATTTCACGCAGGGCTTTGACCTTCCCGAGGTGTACCGCGATGCGCCGCTGACGGTCTATTTCCCCGGCTCGACGATCGGTAATCTCGAATCGTCCGATGCGGTCGATCTGTTGGGGCGCATCGCGGGACAATGCAATGCTCAAGGTGGGCTGTTGATCGGTGTCGATCTGGACAAGGACGAACAAGTGTTGTTGGACGCTTATGACGACAACCAAGGCGTGACCGCTGAATTTAATCGGAATCTGTTGCATCGGATCAATCGCGAATTGAACGCCAACTTTGCGGTGGAGCGATTCAAGCACGTGGCCATCTACAATCGTGGCGAATCGCGGATGGAGCTTTATTTGGAGAGCTGCGTCGAACAGGTCGTGGTTGTTGGCGATTCGCAGTTTGCGTTTCGTCAGGGGGAAAGAATCCTCACCGAGTATTCTCATAAATACAACGTGACGCGGTTCGCCGAGCTTGCGTTGCAGGCCGGGTTGGGCGTCGACGAAGTGTGGACCGACGCGAACGGCTATTTTGCCGTCATGCATTTCAGCGCGCTGTGA
- a CDS encoding SGNH/GDSL hydrolase family protein, whose translation MSFTPMKSSIGPFVALTIGLSSLLPATPSVAADAPEYAAVTAELVRPRGGLGNVFQKLRDGKPVKIGYLGGSITAAAGWRVKTREWFANQFPDAQVEEIHAAIGGTGSDLGVFRVGRDALQHKPDLLFVEFAVNDGGAAPQQIWKAMEGIVRQTWAADPRTDICFVYTFRVNYEGDLEKGLCPRAASAMEMLADHYDIPSINFALKVVEMQQAGKLIYKSDQPTEAGIVRFSSDGVHPLDEGHKIYAEVVAAAVEQMLETSTPIDHRSKLKTPFVADHWQAAKMVPVTAAMLSPEWKELPADDTLAKRFGNRMGSLFEATEPGSQLSFKFRGSTAKLYDLVGPDGGQVIITVDGETKSKAVPRFDSYCTYHRIATLTVASGLDPNEVHTVTVEVDSEQPDRQSVAFRLKDPETELKQPKYQGTNLRVGQILVLGDVIP comes from the coding sequence ATGAGTTTTACTCCCATGAAATCTAGCATTGGCCCGTTCGTCGCGCTGACGATCGGTCTGTCCAGCTTGCTGCCGGCGACACCAAGTGTGGCTGCGGACGCGCCCGAATACGCAGCCGTCACCGCCGAACTGGTACGCCCACGCGGTGGCTTGGGCAACGTGTTCCAGAAGTTGCGCGACGGCAAGCCCGTCAAAATCGGATACCTCGGCGGATCGATCACCGCAGCTGCCGGCTGGCGCGTGAAAACGCGTGAGTGGTTTGCCAACCAGTTCCCCGACGCGCAGGTCGAAGAGATTCATGCAGCGATCGGCGGCACCGGGAGCGATCTGGGCGTCTTCCGGGTGGGCCGCGATGCGTTGCAACACAAGCCCGATCTGTTGTTCGTTGAGTTCGCCGTCAACGATGGGGGGGCCGCGCCGCAGCAGATTTGGAAAGCGATGGAAGGGATTGTCCGGCAAACGTGGGCGGCTGACCCACGTACGGACATCTGCTTCGTGTACACATTCCGCGTCAACTACGAAGGGGATCTGGAAAAAGGGCTCTGCCCGCGAGCGGCGTCGGCGATGGAGATGTTGGCCGATCATTACGACATACCATCGATCAATTTCGCGCTGAAAGTCGTCGAAATGCAGCAGGCGGGCAAGCTGATTTACAAGTCGGATCAACCGACCGAAGCGGGAATCGTGCGATTTTCATCCGACGGTGTCCATCCGTTGGACGAAGGTCATAAAATTTATGCCGAGGTCGTCGCTGCCGCGGTCGAGCAAATGCTCGAGACTTCGACTCCCATCGATCACCGATCGAAGCTGAAGACGCCGTTTGTCGCCGACCATTGGCAAGCTGCGAAAATGGTTCCCGTGACCGCGGCGATGCTGTCGCCCGAATGGAAAGAATTGCCCGCGGACGATACGCTGGCAAAACGGTTTGGCAATCGCATGGGCTCGCTTTTTGAAGCCACCGAACCGGGCAGTCAATTGAGTTTTAAGTTCCGTGGGTCGACCGCCAAACTCTACGATCTCGTGGGGCCCGATGGCGGTCAGGTGATCATCACCGTCGACGGGGAAACGAAGTCGAAGGCAGTGCCACGCTTCGATAGTTACTGCACCTACCATCGGATCGCGACGCTGACGGTTGCCAGTGGATTGGATCCCAATGAAGTCCACACCGTCACGGTTGAGGTGGATTCGGAACAGCCCGATCGTCAGAGCGTCGCGTTCCGTCTGAAGGATCCTGAGACGGAACTCAAGCAGCCGAAGTATCAAGGAACCAACCTTCGCGTTGGCCAGATCTTGGTGTTGGGCGACGTGATTCCTTAA